The following coding sequences are from one Synechococcus sp. HK05 window:
- the petA gene encoding cytochrome f: protein MRRSFSLLLSSLLALGALLIAPQASWAYPFWAQQNYDYPREATGKLACANCHLAKKPTHVELPQAVFPDEVFKVEVEIPYDTKVQQVAGDGSPTGLNVGAVVMLPDGFTLAPADRLSDELKEETAGVYVTTWDDANPNILLVGPLPGDNHQKIVFPILSPDPAADSNIHFGKYQLHVGGNRGRGQVYPTGEKSNNSVFTASAAGTVQAINAGDNGATDVVIQTIDGSSVTDTIPAGPTLTAAVGDVVAAGAALTNDPNVGGFGQLDAEVVLQNPNRIYGLLAFFAAVALAQIMLVLKKKQVEKVQAAEGI, encoded by the coding sequence ATGCGTCGTTCCTTCTCCCTGCTGCTGAGCTCGCTGCTGGCTCTCGGCGCTCTGCTCATTGCTCCCCAGGCCAGCTGGGCCTACCCGTTCTGGGCGCAGCAGAACTACGACTACCCCCGCGAAGCCACCGGCAAGCTGGCTTGTGCCAACTGCCACCTCGCCAAGAAGCCCACCCACGTGGAACTGCCCCAAGCGGTGTTCCCCGATGAGGTGTTCAAGGTGGAAGTTGAAATCCCCTACGACACCAAGGTGCAACAGGTGGCCGGCGATGGCAGCCCCACCGGCCTGAACGTGGGTGCCGTGGTGATGCTTCCCGATGGCTTCACACTGGCCCCTGCTGACCGCCTCAGCGACGAACTCAAGGAAGAGACCGCTGGCGTTTACGTGACCACCTGGGACGACGCCAATCCCAACATCCTGCTGGTGGGCCCCCTGCCCGGCGACAACCACCAGAAGATTGTGTTCCCGATCCTCTCCCCGGATCCTGCTGCCGACAGCAACATCCACTTCGGCAAATACCAGCTGCACGTGGGTGGCAACCGTGGCCGCGGCCAGGTGTATCCCACTGGTGAAAAGAGCAATAACAGCGTGTTCACCGCGTCTGCTGCCGGCACCGTTCAGGCCATCAACGCCGGCGACAACGGCGCCACCGACGTGGTGATCCAAACCATCGATGGCAGCTCGGTGACCGACACCATTCCCGCCGGTCCCACCCTCACCGCCGCCGTGGGCGATGTAGTGGCCGCCGGTGCTGCCCTCACCAACGACCCCAATGTGGGTGGTTTCGGCCAGCTCGACGCCGAAGTGGTGCTCCAGAACCCCAACCGCATCTACGGTCTGCTGGCCTTCTTCGCAGCCGTGGCTCTGGCCCAGATCATGCTGGTGCTGAAGAAGAAGCAGGTAGAAAAGGTTCAGGCCGCCGAAGGCATCTG
- the petC gene encoding cytochrome b6-f complex iron-sulfur subunit — protein sequence MTQIPASASSGDVPGMGRRQFMNLLTFGSVTGVALGALYPVVNYFIPPKAAGSGGGTAAKDELGNAVTATGWLSNHREGDRNLVQGLKGDPTYLIVEGSDAIGSYGINAICTHLGCVVPWNAAANKFMCPCHGSQYDATGKVVRGPAPLSLALAHVSVENDNVFLSQWTETDFRTGEKPWWV from the coding sequence ATGACCCAGATCCCAGCAAGCGCCTCGAGTGGTGACGTGCCCGGAATGGGTCGTCGCCAATTCATGAACCTGCTGACCTTCGGGTCGGTGACGGGCGTGGCCCTGGGTGCCCTCTACCCGGTGGTGAACTACTTCATCCCTCCCAAGGCAGCTGGTTCCGGCGGCGGCACTGCAGCCAAAGATGAGCTGGGCAACGCCGTGACCGCTACGGGTTGGCTGAGCAACCACCGTGAGGGCGATCGCAACCTGGTGCAGGGCCTCAAGGGTGACCCCACCTATTTGATCGTTGAAGGCAGCGATGCCATCGGCAGCTACGGCATCAACGCCATCTGCACGCACCTCGGCTGTGTCGTGCCTTGGAACGCCGCGGCCAACAAGTTCATGTGCCCCTGCCACGGCTCGCAGTACGACGCCACCGGCAAGGTGGTGCGCGGCCCTGCGCCCCTTTCCCTGGCCCTGGCTCACGTGTCGGTTGAGAACGACAACGTGTTCCTGAGCCAGTGGACCGAAACCGATTTCCGCACCGGCGAGAAGCCCTGGTGGGTCTGA
- a CDS encoding DUF3067 family protein gives MLLRAPASVTLPSDAPLSSTEVLEILRQRWQASYDLQLIVRRGRLYLQVMWGYLEQQSFPMTAEQYAEKLNELVANLNGLGVSAQVRSWLTTTTDKPRLGKAMTLPLELPEGRASEFLL, from the coding sequence ATGCTGTTGCGCGCACCTGCTTCCGTGACCCTCCCGTCCGACGCTCCGCTCAGCAGCACTGAGGTGCTCGAGATCCTGCGCCAACGCTGGCAGGCCTCCTACGACCTCCAATTGATCGTGCGGCGCGGGCGCCTGTATCTGCAGGTGATGTGGGGGTATCTCGAGCAGCAGTCGTTTCCGATGACGGCCGAGCAATACGCCGAGAAACTCAACGAGCTGGTGGCCAATCTCAATGGCCTGGGGGTCTCGGCTCAGGTGCGCAGCTGGCTCACCACCACCACCGACAAGCCAAGACTCGGGAAGGCGATGACGTTGCCGCTGGAGCTGCCGGAAGGCCGCGCCAGCGAGTTTCTGCTCTGA
- the tatC gene encoding twin-arginine translocase subunit TatC: MSEPETVLPPPAPIRVSGIGDQAAATAQEDLHPDDQFPAEVEMTLVDHLEELRRRILRSLLAVLIGAGGCLLLVKPLVRLLEVPAKGIHFLQLAPGEFLFVSIKVAGYAGLILALPYVLYEGLAFVLPGLTRREQRLVAPAVGGSAVLFMAGLAFAWWALVPAALNFLVSYGADVVEPLWSIERYLDFVLLLMVATALAFQLPVLQMLLAALGVVKAQTMLAAWRFVVVASALAGAVLTPSTDPVTMLLLSGAITALYLVGVALARVVQRS; the protein is encoded by the coding sequence ATGAGCGAGCCCGAAACCGTGCTGCCCCCACCGGCACCGATCCGCGTCAGCGGCATCGGCGACCAGGCTGCTGCCACCGCCCAGGAGGACCTCCACCCGGACGATCAATTCCCGGCCGAGGTGGAGATGACCCTGGTGGATCACCTCGAGGAACTGCGCCGGCGCATCCTTCGCAGCCTGTTGGCGGTGCTGATCGGGGCAGGCGGTTGCCTGCTGCTGGTGAAACCGCTGGTGCGGCTGCTGGAAGTTCCGGCCAAGGGCATTCACTTCCTGCAGCTGGCGCCGGGTGAATTCCTCTTTGTCTCGATCAAGGTGGCGGGCTATGCCGGCTTGATCCTGGCGCTGCCCTACGTGCTCTACGAGGGCTTGGCCTTCGTGCTGCCGGGGCTGACGCGGCGAGAACAGCGCCTGGTGGCTCCGGCCGTGGGCGGCTCAGCCGTGCTGTTCATGGCCGGCCTGGCCTTTGCCTGGTGGGCGCTGGTGCCTGCCGCGCTCAACTTCCTGGTGAGCTACGGCGCCGATGTGGTGGAGCCGCTCTGGTCGATCGAGCGCTACCTCGATTTCGTGCTGCTGCTGATGGTGGCCACAGCCCTGGCCTTCCAACTGCCAGTGCTGCAGATGCTCCTGGCGGCACTGGGCGTTGTGAAGGCGCAAACCATGCTCGCGGCCTGGCGCTTCGTGGTGGTGGCCTCGGCCCTGGCGGGCGCCGTGCTCACCCCCTCCACCGATCCGGTCACGATGCTGCTGCTCAGCGGCGCCATCACGGCCCTTTATCTGGTGGGTGTGGCTTTGGCACGCGTGGTGCAGCGCAGCTAA
- a CDS encoding NFACT family protein yields MAPAALQAMDLTSLRAVLSELQPLLVPSRFEKAQQADGHTLQLGFRTLKQRLWLEVSWLAEAPRLMAIAPPPRQGDGSTLAQQLQHGLGGLALVSLEQPGWERVVELGFAARPGDTLQRWLVLELMGRHSNVFLLDEQRRVVAAARQVRQQQSRLRPIGTGDLYSPPPPLEGQPPDLCEPFERWQAQLTLLPLPLLKALQSAYQGISPALALQLAGDTPEGQALLSQSVQTLTPQQWLALWERWQGWLQAMEQQRFGFSLGQCCAYRCWQEPAQAGLEAPEPLAINQALAAYHQDCLGSRQVRQRHHQVRQRLEQLLQRERSQMEHQEQLLHQVENSDQLQQQADALLCLPQPSRDQVAEAQALYKRARKLRRSVAAITPRLEQHRQRIEQLEASLTYLEQGPQHSHTAALEHLRSLDEDCAHLQESGRPNRSQRRQGASDTPTPLELSSPSGLRLQVGRNHRQNEWISLRQARRGDLWFHAQECPGSHVVLKGSEGVPGEADLQAAADLAAHFSRARGNSRVAVVLVPCDDLQRIAGAGPGTVRHRGGEVLWADPGRAAALLTATPPSLGGEPEP; encoded by the coding sequence ATGGCTCCTGCCGCGCTCCAGGCCATGGATCTCACCAGCCTGCGGGCGGTGCTGAGCGAACTGCAGCCCCTGCTGGTGCCGAGCCGCTTCGAGAAGGCGCAACAGGCTGATGGCCACACCCTGCAACTGGGCTTTCGCACCCTTAAGCAGCGCCTGTGGTTGGAAGTGAGCTGGCTGGCGGAAGCACCGCGCCTGATGGCGATTGCCCCGCCGCCGCGCCAGGGCGATGGCAGCACCCTGGCCCAGCAGCTGCAGCACGGTCTGGGGGGTCTGGCGCTGGTGAGCCTCGAGCAGCCCGGCTGGGAGCGGGTGGTGGAACTGGGCTTTGCGGCGCGGCCCGGCGACACCCTGCAGCGCTGGCTGGTGCTGGAGCTGATGGGACGCCACAGCAATGTGTTTCTGCTGGATGAGCAGCGCCGGGTGGTGGCTGCCGCCCGGCAGGTGCGCCAGCAGCAGTCGCGCTTGCGGCCGATCGGCACGGGCGACCTCTACAGCCCTCCGCCGCCACTCGAGGGGCAGCCTCCCGATCTGTGCGAACCGTTTGAGCGCTGGCAGGCGCAGCTCACCCTGCTGCCGCTGCCGCTGCTCAAAGCTCTGCAGAGCGCTTATCAGGGCATCAGCCCGGCCCTGGCCCTGCAGCTAGCCGGCGACACCCCTGAGGGCCAAGCCTTGCTCAGCCAATCGGTGCAGACCCTCACCCCCCAGCAATGGCTGGCGCTGTGGGAGCGCTGGCAAGGCTGGCTGCAGGCCATGGAGCAACAGCGCTTTGGCTTCAGCCTGGGCCAATGCTGCGCCTACCGCTGCTGGCAGGAGCCAGCCCAAGCCGGCCTTGAGGCCCCCGAGCCGCTCGCCATCAACCAAGCCCTGGCCGCCTATCACCAGGACTGCCTGGGCAGCCGCCAGGTGCGGCAGCGGCACCATCAGGTGCGGCAACGGCTGGAGCAACTGCTGCAGCGCGAGCGCAGCCAGATGGAGCACCAGGAGCAACTGCTCCATCAGGTGGAGAACAGCGACCAGCTGCAGCAGCAGGCCGATGCCCTGCTCTGCCTGCCCCAACCCAGCCGGGATCAGGTCGCCGAAGCCCAGGCGCTCTACAAACGGGCCCGCAAGCTACGGCGCTCCGTGGCCGCCATCACCCCGCGGCTGGAGCAACACCGCCAACGTATCGAGCAACTCGAGGCGAGCCTCACCTATCTGGAGCAGGGGCCGCAGCACAGCCACACCGCCGCCCTCGAGCATTTGCGCAGCCTCGACGAGGACTGCGCTCACCTCCAGGAATCAGGGCGCCCCAACCGCAGCCAACGCCGCCAAGGCGCCAGCGACACCCCCACCCCGCTCGAGCTCAGCAGCCCCAGTGGCCTGCGCCTGCAGGTGGGCCGCAACCACCGCCAGAACGAATGGATCAGCCTGCGCCAGGCCCGCCGCGGCGATCTCTGGTTCCACGCCCAGGAGTGCCCGGGAAGCCACGTGGTGCTGAAGGGCTCGGAGGGGGTGCCGGGGGAGGCAGATCTGCAGGCCGCCGCCGATTTAGCCGCGCACTTCAGCCGGGCGCGGGGCAACAGCCGCGTGGCGGTGGTGCTGGTGCCCTGCGACGACCTCCAGCGGATTGCCGGCGCCGGGCCGGGCACGGTGCGCCATCGCGGCGGCGAGGTGCTGTGGGCCGATCCAGGGCGGGCGGCAGCACTGCTCACAGCCACGCCCCCTAGCCTCGGTGGAGAGCCAGAGCCATGA
- the gmk gene encoding guanylate kinase, translating into MAAEPSAAGRLFLITGPSGVGKGTLVAALLQRHPQIWLSVSATTRAPRSGEQEGQHYFFLDRAGFEAKVAQAGLLEWAEFAGNCYGTPREPVEQQLAAGRPVLLEIELEGARQVRQSFPSGFQIFIKPPSFEELERRIRGRGTDSEEAISRRLERARVELAAEAEFDAVLVNDDLDRALAELEQLMGLG; encoded by the coding sequence ATGGCTGCTGAGCCCTCCGCTGCAGGCCGGCTGTTTCTGATCACCGGTCCCAGTGGTGTGGGCAAAGGCACTCTGGTCGCCGCCTTGTTGCAGCGGCACCCGCAGATCTGGCTGTCGGTGTCGGCCACCACCCGCGCCCCCCGCAGCGGTGAACAGGAGGGGCAGCACTATTTCTTCCTGGATCGTGCTGGCTTTGAGGCCAAGGTGGCCCAGGCGGGCCTGTTGGAGTGGGCGGAGTTTGCCGGCAACTGCTACGGCACGCCCCGTGAACCGGTGGAGCAGCAGCTCGCCGCCGGGCGCCCTGTGTTGCTGGAGATCGAACTGGAGGGAGCCCGCCAAGTGCGCCAGAGCTTCCCGAGCGGCTTCCAGATCTTCATCAAGCCTCCGTCGTTTGAAGAGCTGGAGCGCCGCATCCGCGGCCGAGGCACCGATAGCGAGGAGGCGATCAGCCGTCGCCTCGAGCGCGCCCGGGTGGAACTCGCCGCGGAGGCTGAATTCGATGCCGTCTTGGTGAACGACGATCTCGATCGCGCCTTGGCTGAGCTGGAGCAGCTGATGGGTCTGGGCTGA
- the psaJ gene encoding photosystem I reaction center subunit IX, giving the protein MKKFLTTAPVFAAIWFTVTAGILIEFNRFYPDLLFHPM; this is encoded by the coding sequence ATGAAGAAGTTCCTCACCACGGCTCCGGTCTTTGCCGCCATCTGGTTCACCGTGACCGCCGGCATCCTGATCGAATTCAACCGTTTCTATCCCGATCTGCTCTTCCACCCGATGTGA
- a CDS encoding photosystem I reaction center subunit III, which produces MRRLFAVLISALLIFGFAPVAKADVAGLTPCAESARFQQRAAAATTDQAKARFAMYSQASCGADGLPHLIVDGRLSHAGDFIIPGIAFLYIAGCIGWAGRNYLMAIRGDKDAAMKEIQIDLSLAFKSTLAAATWPIAAFGALTSGKLTEADDKITVSPR; this is translated from the coding sequence ATGCGCCGCCTCTTTGCTGTTCTGATTTCTGCCCTGCTGATCTTCGGCTTCGCCCCTGTGGCCAAAGCCGATGTGGCCGGACTGACCCCCTGCGCTGAGAGCGCCCGCTTCCAGCAGCGCGCCGCTGCTGCCACCACCGACCAGGCCAAGGCTCGCTTCGCGATGTACAGCCAGGCCTCCTGCGGTGCTGATGGCCTGCCCCACCTGATCGTGGATGGCCGCCTCAGCCACGCCGGTGACTTCATCATTCCCGGCATCGCGTTCCTTTACATCGCTGGTTGCATCGGCTGGGCCGGTCGCAACTACCTGATGGCGATCCGCGGCGACAAAGACGCCGCCATGAAGGAAATCCAGATCGACCTGTCTCTGGCCTTCAAGAGCACCCTGGCTGCAGCCACCTGGCCCATCGCCGCCTTCGGCGCCCTCACCAGCGGCAAGCTCACCGAGGCTGACGACAAGATCACCGTCTCCCCTCGCTGA
- the tsaD gene encoding tRNA (adenosine(37)-N6)-threonylcarbamoyltransferase complex transferase subunit TsaD gives MPTLLALETSCDESAAAVVRDQQVLASAVASQVEEHARWGGVVPEIASRRHVEALPALIEQVMADSGVAFSELDAIAATAAPGLVGALLVGSLTGRSLARLHNKPFVAVHHLEGHLCSVQLGEPLPPGPYLVLLVSGGHTEMIRVDGPGRYERLARSRDDAAGEAFDKVARLLDLGYPGGPAIQVAAAAGDPRRFALPKGRVSLPGGGFHPYDFSFSGLKTAVLRLVNQLKQEEAQGGEPFPLADVAASFEQVVADVLVERTTRCVRDQGLSTLVLVGGVAANRRLRQRLEQRCGELGIQWRLAPLAYCTDNAAMIAVAAEQRFRAGSQSSIELAVAPRLALEATPVLYEPQPAF, from the coding sequence ATGCCAACCCTGCTGGCCCTCGAAACAAGTTGTGACGAGTCGGCGGCGGCTGTGGTGCGCGATCAGCAGGTGCTGGCGAGCGCTGTGGCGTCCCAAGTGGAGGAGCACGCGCGCTGGGGTGGCGTGGTGCCGGAGATCGCCTCACGCCGCCATGTGGAGGCCTTGCCGGCTCTGATCGAGCAGGTGATGGCCGACAGCGGCGTGGCCTTTAGCGAGCTGGATGCAATCGCGGCCACAGCAGCTCCGGGGCTGGTGGGGGCGCTGTTGGTGGGCTCGCTCACGGGTCGCAGCCTGGCGCGGCTGCACAACAAGCCGTTTGTGGCGGTGCATCACCTGGAGGGCCATCTCTGCTCGGTGCAGCTCGGAGAGCCGCTGCCGCCGGGCCCATACCTCGTGCTCCTGGTGAGCGGCGGTCACACCGAAATGATCCGCGTGGATGGCCCGGGGCGCTACGAGCGGTTGGCCCGCAGCCGCGATGACGCGGCCGGGGAAGCCTTCGACAAGGTGGCGCGCCTCTTGGATCTCGGATATCCCGGTGGCCCGGCGATTCAGGTGGCCGCGGCCGCGGGTGATCCGCGCCGTTTTGCTTTGCCCAAGGGGCGTGTGTCGCTGCCCGGCGGCGGCTTCCATCCCTACGACTTCAGCTTCAGCGGCCTCAAAACAGCGGTGCTGCGCCTGGTGAACCAGCTCAAGCAGGAGGAAGCCCAGGGCGGGGAGCCCTTCCCCCTGGCGGATGTGGCAGCCAGCTTTGAGCAGGTGGTGGCCGATGTGCTCGTGGAGCGCACCACGCGCTGCGTGCGCGATCAAGGGCTCAGCACCCTGGTGCTGGTGGGTGGCGTGGCGGCTAACCGTCGGCTGCGCCAGCGTTTGGAGCAGCGCTGCGGGGAGCTGGGCATCCAATGGCGCCTGGCGCCTCTGGCCTACTGCACCGACAACGCCGCGATGATCGCGGTGGCGGCGGAGCAGCGCTTCCGGGCGGGATCGCAGAGTTCGATTGAGTTGGCTGTGGCTCCGCGTTTGGCTCTGGAAGCCACTCCCGTTCTCTATGAACCGCAGCCGGCCTTCTGA
- a CDS encoding high light inducible protein has translation MSTAQPAPEPSDLAQNVVEAAPEELNQWKRGFTPQAEIWNGRMAMLGLSVGLSVLLIARLAGKA, from the coding sequence ATGTCCACGGCTCAACCGGCACCCGAGCCCTCCGACCTGGCTCAAAACGTGGTGGAAGCAGCTCCGGAGGAGCTCAACCAGTGGAAACGCGGCTTCACTCCCCAGGCTGAGATCTGGAATGGCCGCATGGCCATGCTCGGTCTGTCGGTGGGGCTGAGCGTGCTGTTGATTGCTCGGCTGGCCGGCAAGGCCTAG
- a CDS encoding type IV pilus twitching motility protein PilT, with protein sequence MASGRVPSTMQTLWGVLTREAGSQPDPKDGARMRWATAAITAKLEPATTAVVSSSSPFPPSLFPPLTGSQPTAAPTATPHTTPAPTTETNREPGALNGPQPGSLEGIVKIADANGFSDVHLGVGEEPRYRARGEMLRTGWPITDAATFNGWLREMLSPAQIDGFGRDQEFDGSHAFPFVRVRINLLDSLRGPAMVLRLIPQQIASLEQLNLPQVLQELASRPKGLVLITGPTGSGKSTTLAAMIDWINRNRSCHILTIEDPVEFVHESRQSLIRHREVGQHTRQFHNALRAALREDPDVILIGEIRDGETLATAIEASQTGHLVFGTLHTNSAVKTVERVLGMVPPSEQEGIRRAVSESLLGVIAQGLLKTTDGKRAAFHDILINTDACKDYIQRGELAEIEEIMARSSFDGMQTANQALQHLVEQGRVNADDALAQSLKPNELAQALRGKT encoded by the coding sequence ATGGCCTCCGGGCGCGTGCCCAGCACGATGCAGACGTTATGGGGGGTGCTCACGCGCGAGGCCGGCAGTCAGCCGGATCCTAAAGATGGCGCGCGAATGCGCTGGGCAACTGCCGCAATCACCGCGAAGCTGGAACCAGCGACCACTGCCGTGGTGAGTTCGAGCTCTCCGTTTCCTCCCAGCTTGTTTCCACCGCTGACGGGAAGCCAGCCCACCGCGGCGCCTACTGCCACGCCCCACACGACTCCAGCACCAACCACCGAAACCAACCGCGAGCCCGGCGCCCTGAACGGCCCCCAGCCCGGAAGCCTGGAGGGGATCGTGAAGATCGCCGATGCCAACGGTTTCTCCGATGTGCACCTGGGGGTGGGTGAGGAGCCCCGCTACCGGGCCCGCGGCGAGATGCTGCGCACCGGCTGGCCGATCACCGATGCCGCCACCTTCAACGGTTGGTTGCGGGAGATGCTCAGCCCCGCCCAGATCGACGGCTTCGGGCGGGATCAAGAATTTGATGGCTCCCACGCCTTCCCGTTCGTGCGGGTGCGCATCAACCTGCTGGATTCCCTGCGCGGGCCGGCGATGGTGCTGCGCCTGATTCCGCAGCAGATCGCCAGCCTTGAGCAGCTGAACCTGCCGCAGGTGCTGCAGGAGCTGGCCTCCCGGCCCAAAGGGCTGGTGCTGATCACCGGGCCCACCGGCTCAGGCAAGAGCACCACCCTCGCCGCGATGATCGACTGGATCAATCGCAACCGCAGCTGCCACATCCTCACGATTGAGGACCCTGTGGAGTTTGTGCACGAGAGCCGCCAATCGCTGATCCGCCACCGGGAGGTGGGGCAGCACACCCGCCAGTTCCACAACGCCCTGCGCGCCGCCCTGCGGGAAGACCCCGACGTGATCCTAATCGGGGAAATCCGCGATGGCGAAACCCTGGCCACGGCCATCGAGGCCTCCCAGACCGGGCACCTGGTGTTTGGCACCCTGCACACCAACTCAGCGGTGAAAACCGTGGAGCGGGTGCTGGGGATGGTGCCGCCGAGCGAACAGGAGGGCATCCGCCGGGCCGTGTCGGAAAGCCTGCTGGGGGTGATCGCTCAAGGGCTGCTGAAAACCACCGACGGCAAACGCGCCGCCTTTCACGACATCCTGATCAACACCGACGCCTGCAAGGACTACATCCAGCGCGGCGAGCTCGCCGAGATCGAAGAAATCATGGCCCGCAGCAGCTTCGACGGGATGCAAACCGCCAATCAAGCCCTGCAGCATTTGGTGGAGCAAGGGCGCGTTAACGCTGATGACGCGCTCGCCCAGAGCCTGAAGCCGAACGAACTGGCTCAGGCATTGCGGGGGAAGACCTAG
- the wecB gene encoding non-hydrolyzing UDP-N-acetylglucosamine 2-epimerase yields the protein MSTPHNVCIVLGTRPEAIKLAPVIQAFQAAPDFRTRVVLTGQHREMVAQVMELFGLQADHDLALMAPKQTLTHITCGALQGLQAEFEQHKPDLVLVQGDTTTAFASALAAFYAQVPVGHVEAGLRTDNIMDPYPEEANRRLISQVAQLHFAPTEVSAANCRASGVVGEVCITGNTVIDALLLMAEKAPPYALPGLDFNNQRVILATVHRRENWGERLQEIGQGFLQVLERFPDTALLLPLHRNPTVREPLQALLGDHPRAFLTEPLDYDQLVAAMRGCTLLLSDSGGLQEEAPALGKPVLVLRRTTERPEAVDAGTAKLIGTASADILREASLLLEDSSAYDAMARAHNPFGDGKASERIVEVSRRFLTRVG from the coding sequence GTGAGCACCCCCCATAACGTCTGCATCGTGCTGGGCACGCGCCCGGAGGCCATCAAGCTGGCGCCGGTGATTCAGGCTTTTCAAGCCGCTCCCGATTTCCGCACGCGGGTGGTGCTCACCGGCCAGCACCGCGAAATGGTGGCGCAGGTGATGGAGCTGTTCGGCCTGCAGGCCGATCACGATCTAGCCCTGATGGCTCCCAAACAAACGCTCACCCACATCACCTGTGGGGCGTTGCAGGGGCTGCAGGCCGAATTTGAGCAGCACAAGCCGGATCTGGTGCTGGTGCAGGGCGACACCACCACTGCGTTTGCCTCGGCCCTGGCGGCCTTTTATGCCCAGGTGCCGGTGGGCCATGTGGAGGCGGGCTTGCGCACCGACAACATCATGGATCCCTATCCGGAGGAGGCGAACCGGCGCCTGATCTCCCAGGTGGCGCAGCTGCATTTCGCTCCCACGGAGGTGTCTGCCGCCAACTGCCGCGCCTCCGGGGTGGTGGGTGAGGTGTGCATCACCGGCAACACCGTGATCGATGCGCTGCTGCTGATGGCCGAGAAAGCGCCGCCGTATGCGTTGCCGGGCCTCGATTTCAACAACCAACGCGTGATCCTGGCCACGGTGCATCGCCGCGAAAACTGGGGGGAGCGGCTCCAGGAGATCGGCCAGGGCTTCCTGCAGGTGCTCGAGCGTTTCCCGGATACCGCCCTGCTGTTGCCCCTGCACCGCAACCCCACCGTGCGGGAACCGCTGCAGGCGCTGCTCGGCGATCACCCGCGGGCCTTCCTCACCGAACCGCTCGATTACGACCAGCTGGTGGCGGCGATGCGGGGCTGCACCCTGCTGCTCAGCGATTCCGGCGGGTTGCAGGAGGAGGCCCCGGCTCTGGGTAAACCGGTGCTGGTGCTGCGCCGCACCACCGAACGGCCGGAGGCTGTGGATGCCGGCACAGCCAAGCTGATTGGCACCGCCAGCGCCGATATCCTGCGCGAAGCCTCGCTGCTGCTCGAGGATTCAAGCGCGTACGACGCGATGGCCCGTGCCCACAACCCGTTTGGCGATGGCAAAGCCAGCGAACGGATCGTGGAGGTGAGCCGCCGCTTTCTCACGCGGGTTGGCTGA